Part of the Sulfuricurvum kujiense DSM 16994 genome, GTATCTGCCAAAATATTTGCGAAGTACCGTTGGATAAAAAATTTCACGGTATCGTCAGCTCGATGGCGATGCACCATGTGGAAGATACCGCCGATTTATTCAGAACGTTTCATAGCCATCTCCAACAAGACGGATTTATAGCAATTGCCGACTTGGAAGCCGAAGACGGCACTTTCCATTCTCATGGAAACGATGGGGTGTACCATTTCGGATTTGAGAGGAATGCTTTGCGTGAAACGATAGAAAATGAGGGGTTTGAGAATGTCCGTTTTCATCATGCTTACACCGTTGAAAAAGAGGGACGAGGCTATCCTGTCTTTCTTGTAACCGCCCACAAACGAAACAGTTTAACATAATCTAGTCGATTTGTGCGAATGTATAAATAATCGACACGAGGACAGAATAATGCAAATTCCTAAAAAGCTCCTTGTCAATGAAAAAGCATTCGCTTTATTATTAATAATATTCGGTTTTTTTGGATTGGGCTTCATGACAATGCAGTATAAAAACCAAATGCTCGAATATAAAAAAGCCGTTTTAGAAAATGCCCATGTCCATATTTTAGGTCTTATGAACCTCAAAACATGGAACGATTTTTACGACGGCGTTTATGTTAAGAAGCGTCCCAATATCGTTGAAAACAGCTATATTGACAATGACGTAATCGTTACGGATACCAATGAATCGCTTATCCGCATCAATCATGCGTGGATGCTCCGTCAGCTCTCGGAACGTATCCACAGTAAAATGTACAATTTTACGATCAGCAGTCTTCATCCCAAAAATCCGGTCAACAAAGCGAAGAGGTTTGAAGCAAGAGCTTTGCACTATCTCGAACAAAATCCGAAATTAAATTACTATTATGAATTTAACGATCAGGAAAGAAAACTCTATTTTCTCGAACCGCTCAAAGCAACCGATAAATGTATACAGTGTCATTATTATGAAAAGCCCGGTGAAAATCGCGGAGGGATTACCATCGTTCATGATACCGGTTTTTTGTATACGCAACGCCAAATGCTTCTGATTCAATCACTAATCGTCGGGGTAATATTTGTCGGGATGCTTGCTTTTATCTACAGAATGTACCGTTTATTGCTTCGGCACAATCGAAAATTAAAACATTTAAATGAAACATTGGAAGAAAAAGTAGATGAACGGACACGTGAACTTGACGAACAGAACAACTATCTACAGGCTGTTTTGGACAGTAGTCCCGATATTATCATTATTACGGACGGAGAACATCTGCTCAGTGCCAACGGGAGTTTTTTCTCTTTTTTCCGATATGAAACATTAGAGGCGTTCAAACAAGAACACGAGTGTATCTGTGATTTTTTCGATAAAGTCGATGAACTGGAATATCTTCATGACAAAAAAATTGATGGCCAGTTATGGCCGTTTTACCTACTTGATCATTCCGATATTAGACACAAGGTGCAAATGACGATCGATAGCCAAACCTTGTTTTTTTCGATCAAAGCGCGCCGTTTGGAAGGATCTGAAAATAAAGTTTTAGTAGAGCTTTCAGATATAACAGAAGTCGAAACTCAAAAAAAGAGCTTCGAAAAACTGGCCATTACCGATAAATTGACCGGACTGATTAACCGGTTTCAATTCGATATCTTGTGCGCCCATACCCTTAACAGTGCCAAACGCGATCGCGAGCCACTTTCGCTGATCATGTTTGATATCGATTTCTTTAAAAATGTGAACGATAATTTCGGTCATAATATCGGTGATATTACCCTGCGGCATACGGCAAAAACAATAGCGAAGCGTCTTCGATCGTCCGATATTTTTGCACGGTGGGGAGGGGAAGAATTTATGATACTTCTCCCTAAAAGCGGTTATGACGATGCCATGAAATTGGCGGAAGATTTGAGAAGCTGTATTGAGAATGAAGTGTTCGAGGCGGTAGGGCATATTACCATCAGTTTCGGTGTCGCCGTAATGGAGCCGAACGACGATGAAGCCTCGTTCCAGCAACGTGCCGACAAAGCCTTGTATATGGCTAAAAATCAGGGGCGTAATTGCGTCGCTTTTTGTCGTTAAACGCTCATCTCGCACACTTCTTGCATTATTAACGTTACTTCAGCTTTAGGAGTAACCTATGGTCAGCCGCGCAAAAATAAAAGAGCTTATGAATGAGAGCGCCTGTTCACACAGCAAAGATAAAAAACCCGGAGAGGGGTGTGATAAGCCAAAACCGGGGCTTGCCGCGGGTGGATGCGCGTTTGACGGCGCACAAATCTCTCTTTTCCCCTATGCCGATGCGGTACATCTTGTCCATGGACCTCAAACCTGTTTGGGGGCTTCATGGGAGACACGTGAGACAAAAACGTCGTATACCGGACGTGACCATACCCAAATGGGATTCACGACGGGGATCACGACGAATGACGTCATCTTCGGCGGAGACAAACGGCTTGATGCGTCGATCGACTACATCATGGAACATTACCGTCCTGAAGCCATTTTTGTCTATTCGACCTGTGTGACGGCATTGGTCGGAGACGATATTGATATGACCTGCCATCTCGCAAGCAAAAAACACGGAGTTCCCGTCGTTCCCGTTCATGCGGCAGGATTTGTCGGAAGCAAAAACCTCGGATCTCGTCTTGCTGGTGAAGCGGTGCTGGAGCATCTGATCGGGACAAAAGAGCCTGAAAAAACAACTCCTTATGATATTAATCTTATCGGAGATTACAATGTCACCGGAGATATGTGGCAGTATCTTCCCATTTTTGAGAAGATCGGAATCCGGGTACTCAGTTCAATGAGCGGAGACGGACGGGTAGGGGATATTCGGTGTGCCCATCGTGCAAAACTCAACGTCATCGTCTGCGCCAAATCGCTTATCACGTTGACACGCAAGATGCAAGAGCAGTACGGTATTCCGTGGATTTCGGTTTCATTTTACGGCAAACGCGACACCAGTTTTGCCATACGTGAAATTGTGAATGCGCTGGGATGCCCTGAACTTATCGCACGTGCCGAAGAGGTGATCGCCGAGGAAGAGGCGGGATTGGAAGCCAAACTGGCTCCGTACAAAGCGCTATTCGCAGGGAAAAAAGCGGTTTTGAATACGGGGGGAAACAAGGCGTGGTCGATAGCATCGGGATTGCAGGATTTGGGTATCGAAGTGGTCGCGACGAGTGT contains:
- a CDS encoding class I SAM-dependent DNA methyltransferase, coding for MTERFNQVAKEWDKGDMRQNIAHAVFQTITSRIALLNHMSIMDFGAGTGLLSFKIAPMVKNVTGVDLSEKMLEQLASKNSDKICVDGICQNICEVPLDKKFHGIVSSMAMHHVEDTADLFRTFHSHLQQDGFIAIADLEAEDGTFHSHGNDGVYHFGFERNALRETIENEGFENVRFHHAYTVEKEGRGYPVFLVTAHKRNSLT
- a CDS encoding diguanylate cyclase, giving the protein MQIPKKLLVNEKAFALLLIIFGFFGLGFMTMQYKNQMLEYKKAVLENAHVHILGLMNLKTWNDFYDGVYVKKRPNIVENSYIDNDVIVTDTNESLIRINHAWMLRQLSERIHSKMYNFTISSLHPKNPVNKAKRFEARALHYLEQNPKLNYYYEFNDQERKLYFLEPLKATDKCIQCHYYEKPGENRGGITIVHDTGFLYTQRQMLLIQSLIVGVIFVGMLAFIYRMYRLLLRHNRKLKHLNETLEEKVDERTRELDEQNNYLQAVLDSSPDIIIITDGEHLLSANGSFFSFFRYETLEAFKQEHECICDFFDKVDELEYLHDKKIDGQLWPFYLLDHSDIRHKVQMTIDSQTLFFSIKARRLEGSENKVLVELSDITEVETQKKSFEKLAITDKLTGLINRFQFDILCAHTLNSAKRDREPLSLIMFDIDFFKNVNDNFGHNIGDITLRHTAKTIAKRLRSSDIFARWGGEEFMILLPKSGYDDAMKLAEDLRSCIENEVFEAVGHITISFGVAVMEPNDDEASFQQRADKALYMAKNQGRNCVAFCR
- the nifE gene encoding nitrogenase iron-molybdenum cofactor biosynthesis protein NifE, with translation MVSRAKIKELMNESACSHSKDKKPGEGCDKPKPGLAAGGCAFDGAQISLFPYADAVHLVHGPQTCLGASWETRETKTSYTGRDHTQMGFTTGITTNDVIFGGDKRLDASIDYIMEHYRPEAIFVYSTCVTALVGDDIDMTCHLASKKHGVPVVPVHAAGFVGSKNLGSRLAGEAVLEHLIGTKEPEKTTPYDINLIGDYNVTGDMWQYLPIFEKIGIRVLSSMSGDGRVGDIRCAHRAKLNVIVCAKSLITLTRKMQEQYGIPWISVSFYGKRDTSFAIREIVNALGCPELIARAEEVIAEEEAGLEAKLAPYKALFAGKKAVLNTGGNKAWSIASGLQDLGIEVVATSVAKSTQDDIDKAREYLGENGVLMTKPAAEQAKVIDSTGAHILLAGGRSLYTAIKKKISFIDVNQEKKTSYGGYNGLLNLAEDLKYAFRNPVFANVGKPAPWEEMNY